In Callospermophilus lateralis isolate mCalLat2 chromosome 4, mCalLat2.hap1, whole genome shotgun sequence, one genomic interval encodes:
- the Llph gene encoding protein LLP homolog, with amino-acid sequence MAKSLRSKWKRKMRAEKRKKNAPKELNRLKNILKVGSDVLMKDVEEIATVVVPKHCQEKTQSVVNDEKDDMKMETEIKRNRKTLLDQHGQYPVWMNQRQRKRLKAKREKGKGKSKAKAAKAAKGLAW; translated from the exons ATGGCTAAAAGCTTACGGAGTAAGTGGAAAAGGAAGATGCGGGctgaaaagaggaaaaagaatgCTCCGAAAGAGCTCAACAGACTTAAAAATATTCTCAAAGTTGGCAGTGATGTTTTAATGAAAGATGTTGAAGAAATAGCAACTGTGGTGGTACCTAAACATTGCCAAGAGAAAACGCAGAGTGTGGTGAATGATGAAAAAG atgACATGAAAATGGAGACTGAGATTAAAAGAAACAGAAAGACTCTTCTAGACCAGCATGGACAGTACCCTGTGTGGATGAACCAGAGGCAAAGAAAAAGACTGAAGGCAAAGCGAGAAAAAGGAAAGGGGAAGAGCAAAGCAAAAGCAGCAAAGGCAGCAAAGGGTTTGGCCTGGTAG